The genomic stretch CACTTTCGTCACGACATCATGCACCGTTGACTTTGTTTCAAGTTCCAAATGACCGCTTCTGAAGTAAGATCGTTGTACTTCCCCAACCTCTTTTGCCCATTCCACCGCAAGCGCCAAAGTGTTTTCCAAATCAATATTCATAATAACGAATTATTTGTCTTTTTTAGGATTTTCCTTTGTATCAACAATTTTCACCTTAAACAACAAAGTTGAATAAGCCGGAACAACATAAGTCCCATCATAATTACGTGATCCTCTATAACCGTATCCCATTCCCGATGAAAAAAGAATTGTAGCTTCTTCTCCAACTTTAAGTTCAGGTAAAGTTAAAGAAATTCCTTTTATCATATCCGGTAAATACCACGTCACGACATCATCGCTATCCATTTTCAAAAACTGACGCAACGACGGGTTGAGTTCATCCAGAATTCTACCTTCCGCCCATACGGTGACACTATCCGTCGCTTGAACAAAAACTCCGCTCGCATTTTCTTTCGTTTTAGCTATCAAAGCAACCGTATCGGTCTTTCCCTCGTGCAAAGGAACTTCTTTAAAAACGTCTAAGTTGTTATCTGCAAAATACCGCCCAATCATACTTTTCTCATAGTCCAACAGATTATCCTCTTCCACAATACTTTCCACGGTATAATCTCGATAAACTAAAGCAGAAGACAAACTCATGATACTTGAAACAATCGAACTTCCCGTTGTTCCTTCCGGAATATTCATTAAAATATCAGATAACGGATCGATATATTTTTCCGCATCTGTATTCATTTGCATCAATATCGGTCCACCTAAAGTATAATAGGGTGAAACTCCGGCACCGACGGCAACACTCGGATCTGATGAATCAATAATACTCCCCGTCAAACTCTTTTGCGTGTAATTAATCCAAACGAAATCGCCATACGTTGCTTTCTTCCCTTCTTTCTGATAATTAAACAAGTAAGCATAATCCTCGATGTCTTCTTTCAGATAAGTATAATGATACTTGAAAATCTTCGGATCGGAATCCTTACTATACACGAAGTCTTTAATCCTAGCCTGCTCATCCTCAAATGTTTTCTTCCAGTTGTCGCCATCATCATCGGAACACCCGATGAATCCGCTTGCCAAAAGGCAAAGCAGCATTACCCAATAATTACTTTTCATTTTCCGTTTCTATTTAGCTGTTATTTTTCAAACTATTCTTCTTCCGTTTTAGGTGAAACCACTTTACGAATCCGTACCCAATACCATAACGTTGAGTATGGAGGAATTAAATATTGTTTAAGTTTAGTACGATCTCGGAAAGTTATTTCCCGGGTTGTACCTACCGCACCATAAGCCATTCCATAAGGTACAATAATATGTGCAGAATCTCCAGCTTGTAAATGCTGTAATCCTTTCACCAACCCTGTTGGATAATTTTTCTGCCAAGTCTCATTAAACAAGAAATAAATAGAATCACGTCCCATACTTCTCAACACCCGATTCTGTAATCCCACATCATCCAGCAAGCCATAATCCATTTCCAACAAAACAGAATCCCCTACTTGAATATCTCGATCGCCCGTTCCTTTCTCCAAAATAGCTGTATAAGTAACTGTATCCCGCTCTCCAATAGATGAAATTTCTCGCGTAGGAAAGTCAACAAAAGCATTCTCCACGCCCATAATGTCTACTAGATAACTTCGAATCAACCCATATTCATTCACTTTCACATCGTTAATAAGCTTATGTGCCTTTAACTTATAATGTAACGGCTTCCCGTAATTATTCTTATCTCCGGCTAAAATAGAGGGTACAATCATTTCTCCTCCCATACTTCCAACACTAATATGCCGAAACGCTTCCGCCACATAATCATATTTCTTTATCGTGTCATAACGATAAAGTACCGGTCCTCCAAAGGCATAAGTAAACGTGGAATCACCCTGTTCGGGAGATGTCGTATCCAATTTATCTCCATTCAGATAAAATTTTTCGTAATCCATCAACACCCATCCAGTATCTTTAGCTACCTCACCACTATTATCGTAATTGAAAATAAAAACCGTATCGATCAACATACCATGCACGCTATAATACTCAAGATAAAGGATTGGCGTGGAAATCTGACTCAGGTACTCGTGAATAGCGATCTTTTCATTTTCCAATGTATCAATCAAATCGAGTTCCTCTTCATCGTTATTACAACCGAAGAAAGTCAACGCAAACAAACTACTTAATAGAATCAGAAATTTATTCATTATACTATTTATTATCTATTGGTACTTCTACCCACGCACCTTGATGCAAACGCATCGTGCTTTTTATTCCGACTTCCCGCAACCACTCGAATGCCAACGCCCGATTGTCATTTACCAGCTGGGGCAAATGAGCATCAGAATTCACCATCACGGGAATATTCAACTCTTTCAACCACTTGAAATACTTTACATTAGGAAACATCATTCCCTTCTTCGTGTATGCTTTCGTGTTCACCTCCACCATAACGCCTCTCTCCGCTATCAAGGACATATAATCCCACAACAACCGGTTATACCACTCTTGTTTCGTCAGCGTGCTATCCATCAGTGAACCATTCATGGATATTTTATCCAAATGTGCCACAAAGTCAAAACCACCCAACTCTACCATCCGGGAAGACGCCTTGAAATAAGCCTCCACGAGATATTTCAGATCATCACGAAAAACCATACGCAAGTTCTCCCGAAAATCCTCAAACTTCCCATCCATGTCCATAATCTCTCCCGTCTGTTCCTCGGTTACAAGATGCACAGAACCGATACGGTAATCCAGCGGCATACGCTGAAAATACTCTACTGCTGGGCCCCAATCATCATTCAGATAATCAATTTCCATCCCCACGTAAAGCTCAATCTGTCCCGCATATTTCTCCTGCAAACGCTTTAGCTCCATTAGATAAGCCTCCACGTTCCCTTTGCTTAAAGACCAACGTGTCTCAAAAGGAAGCGGTGAGTGCGAAGAGATACCGTAACTATGAAATCCTGCCTCGATAGCCGCCCTCACAAAATCCTCCGCCGGGGCTTTCCCGTCACAAAAATTACAATGACTATGATAAGTGCACAAATCCATCAGTTACTCCTTCACCCAAGCATGAACAATTTCGGCCACATACACTTTGTGGAAATCCTTCTGACCGTACTGGCTATCCACGATCTTCTTGTCCAGAAAAGCCTCTTCCTTTAAGAAGTCAGTATATAATTTTTTACACTCCAACACCAATGTTGCCTCCTCAAAAGCCGGGTTCCCGGCCTCCGTGAAATAGGGCGTCAACCCGCTTTCCTGCACCTTGTTCACGTCACGCCCGGAAACAGAACCACATACATTCAACGCATGACGATACTTCTCGTCAAAAAACGACAAGGTAAACTCATCTTTTTTCTCCGTAAACTCGAACGTATAACGTTGTGGTCGCACGAACACCATCACCACGGGTTTGTTCCACAAATACCCCATCGATCCCCAACTAGCCGTCATCATGTTGAACTTCTCCTGATCCCCAGCCGTCACCAGCATCCAATCCTGCCCGATCAACTTGATCACGTTCTTATCTATATCTTTCGGTGCAATCTTTTTCATATTTTATATTTTTTTACCAACTACCGGTTTCAAGTAGCCGGAATCACACAATCTAAAATCATTACATTCTCTCCGGCATCTCTATTCCCAACATTCCCATGGCATTCTCTATTGCCACGCTACATTGTTGTGCCAGTAGCAAACGTAAATTACGCACTTGCTCGTTTTCTTCCTTCAGGATAGAATAATCATGGTAGAACTGGTTAAATTCCTTCGCCAGCTCGTAAGCATAATTCCCGATCAACGCCGGGCTATAATTATCTCCTGCCTCCTTCACGACAGCGGGCAATTTAGCAATCAGCTTAACCAAATTCTGTTCTTTCTCGGTTAATGCCGTGTGAATATCTCCCGGAACAATCTTAACCCCAGCCTCTTCCGCCTTACGCAAAACCGACTTGATACGAGTATAGGTGTACTGGATAAACGGTCCCGTGTTCCCGTTAAAATCAATCGATTCCTTCGGGTTAAACATCATGGTCTTCTTCGGGTCAACCTTCAATATAAAATACTTCAGCGCCCCCAAAGCAACCTTACGGTACACCTCCTCGGCCTCTTCCTTCGTGTAACCGTCCAGTTTCCCCAACTCCTCGGAAGTCGTACGAGCCGTGTGGATCATCTCGTCAATCAAATCGTCAGCATCCACCACCGTACCCTCACGGGATTTCATTTTCCCCTCCGGTAATTCAACCATACCGTAAGAAAGATGCTTGATCTTGTCTGCCCAATCGAATCCCAACTTCTTACAAACCAGTGACAACACCTGAAAATGGTAATTCTGCTCGTTACCTACCACGTATATCTCTTGATCCATGTTAAACTCATTGAACCGATCGTATGCCGTACCAATATCCTGCGTCATGTAAACGGAAGTCCCGTCATCCCGCAGCAACAACTTGTGATCCAACCCATCACCGGTAAGATCAGCCCACACGCTTCCGGTATCTTTCCGGTAAAGCACGCCGTCAGCCAGACCTTTCAACACGAGATCACGTCCTTTCTTGTAAGTCTGTGACTCGAAATATACTTTGTCAAACAAGATACCCATCATTTTATAGGTCTCGTCAAAACCTTTCAATACCCAATCGTTCATGGTCCGCCACAGGGAAACCACCTTCTCGTCCCCGGCCTCCCACTTACGCAACATCTCCTGAGCCTCCAACAATATCGGGGCCTCCTTCTTCGCCTCCTCTTCCGTCTTGCCCTGCTCCATCAATTCCTTGATTTGCGCCTTATACTCCTTGTCAAAACGCACGTAATAATCCCCCACGAAATGATCTCCCTTAGTTCCCGTACTCTCCGGAGTAGCACCGTTGGCAAACTTCTCCCACGCGATCATACTCTTGCAGATATGAATACCCCGATCGTTCACCAAGTTCACCATAATCACGTTATGCCCGTTTGCCTTCTGAATCTCGGAAACCGACCATCCCAAAAAATTATTCCGGATATGTCCCAAATGCAGCGGTTTATTCGTGTTCGGTGAAGAATATTCAATCATGTAGGTCTTCCCGCTAGGCTCCTTCGCATAACCATATTTTTCCTCTTTTGCCACGTCATTCAACACCTCGATCCAGTAAGCGGAAGAAATCACCACGTTCAAAAACCCCTTAATCACGTTGTAGGTTTCCACCTCTTCAATATTTTGTTTCAAATACTCTCCCAGCTCTTTAGCCGTTTCTTCGGGCGATTTTCTGGAATATCGGGTAAACGGGAAAACGACTACCGTCAAATCACCGGCAAATTCCTTCCGGGTTTCCTGCAACTGTACGTCTTTCTCGGTTAATTCAACCCCATAACAAGCCTTTACGGCCTCCAGCACCTGCTGAGTAAGCATTTTTTCTATCGTCATATCTCTCAAACTTTTAATACCGTATTATCCATTGATCTGCAAAAATACAATTTCTTGCTATAAATCCCCGCTAAACCCGAAAAAAAACAACATAATTTTTCCCCTGTTCTCATGATCTCTCAAAAATCACAAAAACAAGGGAAAAACCCTTAATTTATAACTGAATCAATTCACTATTTATGAATTACAATTTACAATTAAAATCATAAATCCTACCGTCCTCCCAAAATTCTCACATACTCCGCATACGCCACCTTATACTGGTAATTCGCCGAAACCACGTTCGTGTAGGCCTGCAACCAAGTCGCCTGCGAAGACAATACATCCAAAATAGGCAACTTCCCTTCGTTATAACTAAAAGTATTCAACTTCAAATTCTCCCGGGCAATTTCTAACGTAGAATTGGCAATCTCCACCTGTTTCCAGTTCTCGTTTAACTTCACCCAGGCATTTGCCAGTTCCTCTTTCACTTGATCCTCAACTTTACTCATGGCTAACTCCTTACTTGTCTCCATCGCACGATTCTGTTTTACGTACTGACGTTTCTCTCCCCAGTTGAAAATAGGCATACTTAACTTCGCAAAAGCCACTGTCGCAAATTTCTCATCACCGGAAACATTAATCAACGGCGTACCCCACGTCTCCTTTACCCCCACGGCAAATTGCGGCAAATATTTGGAACGTATAATCTTAGTCTGTTGCTTAGTCAAATTAAAATCCTTCACGGCAATCTGGTAATCGGCCCTCCGTTTCAAGGCCACTTCCAACGGTTGCAAACCCGGAACGATCACCGGTTTCTGGATCGAGTCTATAATAACCCACTTTTCCTCCAAAGGAACCCCCATCATAATTTTAAACGACTGCATCGCTGTCTGGTAATTCATATTCCGAGTAGACTCTTGCAACTCCGCCTCCTTCAATCGGGTCTTCACCATCAGCAAGTCCGTTTTACTGATCGCTCCCTCGTCAAAACGTTTTTGTACAATTCCATCCAACTCCTTCACGATCAACACGAACTCTTGGGAAATATAAAACAGACTCTCGTTAGCCGCCAACGTCCAATAACTCACGTCAGCCGCGTAAACAATATTATCCGTCGTCAACTCTTCCCCCAGACGGGCAATCGCTTTCTGTAATTTTGCCGCCTCCTGCTGCTTGCGTACCATACTCCCCGCATATACGTTCTGCGACAATGCTGCCTCTGCCGAATAATTATTGTGTTTCAGATCAACCCCTTGCATAAATTCCACGTCTTCTATCTGATACGAATAATTCCCGCTTAATTGTAACTTCGGAAAGAATCCCGTTTTCACCCCTTTCAACGCGTATATTGCCGCCTTGACTGCCTCTCTCGATTGCTTGATGTCCTGATTATAATCCAGCACCTTCGCACGGTACTCCTCTACCGTCAACGTCTGCGCCTTAACCGTCCCCACCAGTAACAAAACAATTCCTATACTAAATAATATCCTCATAATAATTGAAAATGAATTGACTTAAAAAATTTAATCGTGATCGCTAAATTTCCAATCTAAAATTTAAAATCTAAAATCACTCCGCTTTTATCCTGAATATCAAACAATACGTCACGGGCAACACCACGATAGTCAACAAACTGGCTACCAACAAGCCACCCATGATACAAGCAGCCATGCCGCCAAACATTGCGTCGAACAACAGGGGCAGCATACCCAATATCGTCGTACCCGAGGCCATTGCCACCGGAACGATTCTTGATTTCGTGGCCTGCAACACGGCATCCAGCGGAGCCAACCCGTTCTCCTGTTCGATACCAATTTGGTCCACCAGTACAATCGCATTCTTGATATTCATCCCTACTAACCCCAACACGCCCAGTAAAGCGAAAAAGTCGAACATTTTCCCCATCACCAGCAAACCGAAGACCACCCCAATAAAAATCAACGGCACCATCAGCAATATAATTGTCGGTTTCCGGTACGTTCTGAAAAGCAACAGCAACACGATAAACATTAAGATAAACGTCAACGGCATATTGGCAGCCAAAGCCTCGTTGGACTCCACCTGACTCTCATCTTCCCCGAATATTTTCATCCGGTACCCTTCCGGCATATTCATACTTTTCACCTTGTTCCACACTTCCGAAAAAGCCGCTTTCGTGTTCGCACCCCGTTTGGGATCACATTGCGCCATCATCACTCGGTCCCGGTTATATCGTTTGATCACGTTATAATGATAATCGTAGGCAAAACTATCCACTACCTGTGCCAAAGGCACCGTGAACCCCGACGTGGCAAACACGGGCAGCGTCTTCATGTTATCCAGATTCTTACTATCAAACCCATCCTCTTTCAGCAATATCGGCATAAACAAATCCTTCTCCCGGAAATCCCCGATGGACAACCCGTTTGTAGCTATTTTTAAGGCATAAGCCACCGATTGGCGGGTAATTCCTAGGCGTTGTCCTCGTTCCTGCGAGTAGGCCGGTTCCCAAACAGGAACTTGATTTCCCCAACTACTTCTAATATCCGTCACCATATCACATTCCCGCATGATATTCATCGCCCGTTCCGTCAAGGCGGCAAGCGTATCGATATTCTCCCCGATAAAACCAATCTCGATGGCGGCCTCCACCGCCGGGGACAACTTGAACAAAGAGGAACGGATCAACATATCCGGGTAATTCTCCCGCACGTAAGTATTCAAACGCTCCTCCACGATCGGCGACTGCTCCTTCTTCTCCACCTCGATCAACAAATTCCCGAAATTTGCCTTTGGCCCGAAAGACGTGCTCGCCAGATAATACCGCAATGGCGATCCCCCGATCGTTACCGACACGTTCACCACCTCATCCTGTTCCAACAAATAAGCCTCAATATCTGACATCATATCCTCCGATTCCCGAATACTGAATCCTTCCGGCAAGAAACAATCTGCCCGGAAATAAGGCTTATCCATACTCGGAAAGAAATTTTGTGGCATAATCCCCATGATATACATGGACACCAAGAACAAACAGACCACCGAAACAATCGTGATCACCTTATGCTTGATCAATCCCCGTAACACAGAAACAAACCTGTTGTAGAACTTCGTATCGTAAGGATCTTTACTCGAATCTCCGGAATTCTCTTTTAGAATAAAATTACCGAACACGGTCGTTTGCGTCAACGCCAGAATCCAACTCAATCCCAGCGAAACCGCCAGTACGATAAACAACGGTTTCACCATCTCTGCCACGGAAGAAGGCGCCAAATACAAGGGTAAAAAAGAAAATATAGCAATCAGCGTAGCCCCCAGCAACCCCCACTGCGGAACCGTTGCTCCCTTGATCAAAGCATCCCGTCGACGCATACCCTTCTTGATCAATATCTGGGCATTATCCGTCACCACGATAGCATTATCCACCAGCATCCCCATCGCTATAATAAAGGCAGCCAGTGATGTCCGATTCAACCCCACTCCCATAAACTGCATGATCAGCATCGTACCTCCGATCGAGAAAATCAATGATGAACCGATCAGCAATCCGGCACGAGTCCCCATCACCAGCAAAATAATAAAGATCACGATCACCACAGACTCCACCAAGTTCAACAGGAAACCATTGTTTGCTTCCCGTGCAATCTCGTTCTCCGGGTAAAGAGTCACAAGTTCGATTCCCACGGGCATCAACTCCTCCAACTGGCTCAATCGCTCCTTCACCTTATCCCCAGTCTTTACCACATCACGCTCCGGATCGGTCGAGATTCCTATACCAATAGCCCGTTTACCATTCACCCGCATCAAACTGCCTGGCGGATCCATGTACCCCTTTTCAATCGTGGTAATATCCCCTAGCCGTACTTGTTGTCCCGTCTGTGTCACGATCAACTGGTTACGAATATCATCCAACGTTTTGTACGTCCCGTCGGCCAATATCTTCAATTCCAAATTTCCTGCCCGCTTCTCTCCCGTGTTAATCAATGAATTTTGCGACTTAATCGTCTGTATCAAGGAGTTCAGATCAATTCCCGAATTTGCCAACTTCGACATGGAGATAAACACATTTACCACCTCCGTCTGTTCACCGTACAAGGCCACCTTCTGCACCCCGTCCACGGAAACAAGTTGGGTCTTCAATTTTTGTCCCCATTCCCGCAAATCGTGATAAGAAAAACCCTCTCCGGCTGTTAGCCCGTAATATATCCCGAACACGTCGCCGAAATCATCCGACACGCTGATCGTAGATGCTCCCTGTGGTAGTGAAGGTTGTATATTCAGCACCTTTCGCCGCAACTCGTCCCACATCTGGGGCATTTCCTCCGGCGGGGTTGCCGGGCTCAACTCGATTTGTATTTTAGACATCCCAAAATAGGAATCCGATTTGATTTTATATACCCGACGCATGGATTGAATCTCCCGTTCAATCGGCTCCGTGATTAGCTGCTCCACCTCGCTCGGGGTAGCACCCGGGTATCTTGTTATAATGACCGCCGTTTTGATCACGAAAGGCGAATCTTCCTTTTTCCCCAGTAGATCGAAAGATAAAACTCCCCCTACCAACAAAATGGCCAAAAAGAAATAAACCACCTTCGTATTTTCCAGCGAATATTTAGCTATATTCATCATATTAAACTATTTAAGCAACTTCACCTTTTGACCTTCTGTTATATAATTCGCTCCCGCCACGACAATCGTATCCTCGTTCGTGAGTCCCTTTTGCACCATGATCTTATCACTCCCAAACAACTGCCCGATCTCCACGGTCCGGCTGGTCACAGTCTCCGTCTTCGGGTCATACACCCAAACACACGTCTCTCCCGTGGTCGGATTCTTGAACAATGCGCTCATCGGCACAATATAACTATCCTCCACCGGGGTTTCGATCTTCAAATTTACTTTACAGGAAAAACCGGGATATATATTATGCTTGTCCCTAGAAAAGCGAGTATCGTCAATCACCAACTTCACCGGGATACCCGTTCCATCGGGCGAGGCATCAATAAATTCTTTCACTTTCGCCTTGAACCATATCCCCTTGTAGGTATCAAACTCCACGGTCACCGTCATGGGGGTACGAGTTAAGTCAACACTCGTCTCCGGTAACGTAAAACCCACCGCCAACTTATTCGGGTTAACCAACTTGATAATCGACTCGCCCGGGTTCACCTTCTGGTAATTCTCCACGAACTTCTTCTCCACGAACCCGTCAAACGGGGCCCTTAATTTCGTATCTTCCAGCGTGTTTGCCGACGTTTCGTAAGCCGATTTACCCTTTATATAATTAGCCTCTGCAATCTCGTACTCCTGCTGCGAAATTGCCTGCATGGAAAGCAATCTCTTGTTACGTTCCAACTGTGATTTAGCCGTCAAATAAGCCGCTTTGTTAGCCTCGAACTGTAAACGATAATCCAACGGATCAACTGCTGCAACCACTTGTCCCTTTTTCACTTTCTGCCCCTCATCCACGTTCATCGCGATCAGCGGCCCGGACAACTTAAATGCCAAATTACTGTACTCCTCGGCCTCCACGACACCGGTGTACAACTTGTTGATAGCACCCAATGATTCCACATTTACCACTCTCACAGGACGTACAATATCCTGATACGTGTTGTCCTTTTTTCCTTTGCAGCCACTCCATAAAAGGGCAAGTGCAACATAAACCATCCATTTAAATCCCATAAATAAACCTTCTTAATTTATTATAAATTAATTTTATTCCACAATTGCACAAAATAGCAATGAATGTGCCAAATAAAACATTTTAACAAATAATATTACTTCCCCTCCACTCGATACGCTCCCTAACCATCCTATCAATCAGTTAATTTGACTTGTATACGGAAATAAAAAAACAAAGTTGTATGTTACGGACAAAACAAATAAAAGGGGAAAAGTTTACAATTTTTCCCCTTTTACCATACTTAAAATAAATAATAATCCTTATTTCACCAACCCCGCCGTCCTCAACCGGATCTCCGTCAAAATCTTTTTCGTGTACAACGGGAACTCCCCGTTCAACATCCACGCGAAATAACCGGGTTGTTCTTTCAATACTTTCACCACGGGAACTCCTTTATTCTTCCCGAAATTGAATACCTCCACCCCTTCTTCATTGTAGATGATAAATCCGGCAAAATCTGCCGTGTTATTCTGTGTTGAAAACTTGCTCAGGAAAGCAATGTCGTTCTCCAGCGTGTCATTGTAACGATCCAACTGGGCTTTCAGCACCTCGTAAGTAGCCGTCGTGTCGGCAGCCGCCGTGTGGGCATCTTCCAAATTCTTGTTACAATAAAAACGATACGCCGCGCTTAACGTACGTTGCTCCATCTTATGGAAAATCGTCTGCACGTCCACGAACTTCCGTTTCCGCATATCGAAATCCACGTCCACACGCAAAAATTCCTCCGCCAGTAATGGAATATCAAAACGATTCGAATTATATCCCCCCAAGTCACACCCCTCAATATAACGTGCCAAATCCTTGGCAATCTCTTTAAACGTCGGACAATCCTTCACATCATCATCATAAATCCCGTGAATGGCAGATGCCTGCTCCGGTATATGCATTTCCGGGTTCACCCGGATCGTTTTCTGTTCCTCTTTCCCGTTCGGCATCACCTTCAAAACAGAAATCTCCACGATCTTGTCCTTC from Butyricimonas virosa encodes the following:
- a CDS encoding TolC family protein, which encodes MRILFSIGIVLLLVGTVKAQTLTVEEYRAKVLDYNQDIKQSREAVKAAIYALKGVKTGFFPKLQLSGNYSYQIEDVEFMQGVDLKHNNYSAEAALSQNVYAGSMVRKQQEAAKLQKAIARLGEELTTDNIVYAADVSYWTLAANESLFYISQEFVLIVKELDGIVQKRFDEGAISKTDLLMVKTRLKEAELQESTRNMNYQTAMQSFKIMMGVPLEEKWVIIDSIQKPVIVPGLQPLEVALKRRADYQIAVKDFNLTKQQTKIIRSKYLPQFAVGVKETWGTPLINVSGDEKFATVAFAKLSMPIFNWGEKRQYVKQNRAMETSKELAMSKVEDQVKEELANAWVKLNENWKQVEIANSTLEIARENLKLNTFSYNEGKLPILDVLSSQATWLQAYTNVVSANYQYKVAYAEYVRILGGR
- a CDS encoding efflux RND transporter permease subunit, whose translation is MNIAKYSLENTKVVYFFLAILLVGGVLSFDLLGKKEDSPFVIKTAVIITRYPGATPSEVEQLITEPIEREIQSMRRVYKIKSDSYFGMSKIQIELSPATPPEEMPQMWDELRRKVLNIQPSLPQGASTISVSDDFGDVFGIYYGLTAGEGFSYHDLREWGQKLKTQLVSVDGVQKVALYGEQTEVVNVFISMSKLANSGIDLNSLIQTIKSQNSLINTGEKRAGNLELKILADGTYKTLDDIRNQLIVTQTGQQVRLGDITTIEKGYMDPPGSLMRVNGKRAIGIGISTDPERDVVKTGDKVKERLSQLEELMPVGIELVTLYPENEIAREANNGFLLNLVESVVIVIFIILLVMGTRAGLLIGSSLIFSIGGTMLIMQFMGVGLNRTSLAAFIIAMGMLVDNAIVVTDNAQILIKKGMRRRDALIKGATVPQWGLLGATLIAIFSFLPLYLAPSSVAEMVKPLFIVLAVSLGLSWILALTQTTVFGNFILKENSGDSSKDPYDTKFYNRFVSVLRGLIKHKVITIVSVVCLFLVSMYIMGIMPQNFFPSMDKPYFRADCFLPEGFSIRESEDMMSDIEAYLLEQDEVVNVSVTIGGSPLRYYLASTSFGPKANFGNLLIEVEKKEQSPIVEERLNTYVRENYPDMLIRSSLFKLSPAVEAAIEIGFIGENIDTLAALTERAMNIMRECDMVTDIRSSWGNQVPVWEPAYSQERGQRLGITRQSVAYALKIATNGLSIGDFREKDLFMPILLKEDGFDSKNLDNMKTLPVFATSGFTVPLAQVVDSFAYDYHYNVIKRYNRDRVMMAQCDPKRGANTKAAFSEVWNKVKSMNMPEGYRMKIFGEDESQVESNEALAANMPLTFILMFIVLLLLFRTYRKPTIILLMVPLIFIGVVFGLLVMGKMFDFFALLGVLGLVGMNIKNAIVLVDQIGIEQENGLAPLDAVLQATKSRIVPVAMASGTTILGMLPLLFDAMFGGMAACIMGGLLVASLLTIVVLPVTYCLIFRIKAE
- a CDS encoding flavin reductase family protein, coding for MKKIAPKDIDKNVIKLIGQDWMLVTAGDQEKFNMMTASWGSMGYLWNKPVVMVFVRPQRYTFEFTEKKDEFTLSFFDEKYRHALNVCGSVSGRDVNKVQESGLTPYFTEAGNPAFEEATLVLECKKLYTDFLKEEAFLDKKIVDSQYGQKDFHKVYVAEIVHAWVKE
- a CDS encoding histidinol-phosphatase, whose product is MDLCTYHSHCNFCDGKAPAEDFVRAAIEAGFHSYGISSHSPLPFETRWSLSKGNVEAYLMELKRLQEKYAGQIELYVGMEIDYLNDDWGPAVEYFQRMPLDYRIGSVHLVTEEQTGEIMDMDGKFEDFRENLRMVFRDDLKYLVEAYFKASSRMVELGGFDFVAHLDKISMNGSLMDSTLTKQEWYNRLLWDYMSLIAERGVMVEVNTKAYTKKGMMFPNVKYFKWLKELNIPVMVNSDAHLPQLVNDNRALAFEWLREVGIKSTMRLHQGAWVEVPIDNK
- a CDS encoding efflux RND transporter periplasmic adaptor subunit, with product MGFKWMVYVALALLWSGCKGKKDNTYQDIVRPVRVVNVESLGAINKLYTGVVEAEEYSNLAFKLSGPLIAMNVDEGQKVKKGQVVAAVDPLDYRLQFEANKAAYLTAKSQLERNKRLLSMQAISQQEYEIAEANYIKGKSAYETSANTLEDTKLRAPFDGFVEKKFVENYQKVNPGESIIKLVNPNKLAVGFTLPETSVDLTRTPMTVTVEFDTYKGIWFKAKVKEFIDASPDGTGIPVKLVIDDTRFSRDKHNIYPGFSCKVNLKIETPVEDSYIVPMSALFKNPTTGETCVWVYDPKTETVTSRTVEIGQLFGSDKIMVQKGLTNEDTIVVAGANYITEGQKVKLLK
- a CDS encoding FKBP-type peptidyl-prolyl cis-trans isomerase, giving the protein MNKFLILLSSLFALTFFGCNNDEEELDLIDTLENEKIAIHEYLSQISTPILYLEYYSVHGMLIDTVFIFNYDNSGEVAKDTGWVLMDYEKFYLNGDKLDTTSPEQGDSTFTYAFGGPVLYRYDTIKKYDYVAEAFRHISVGSMGGEMIVPSILAGDKNNYGKPLHYKLKAHKLINDVKVNEYGLIRSYLVDIMGVENAFVDFPTREISSIGERDTVTYTAILEKGTGDRDIQVGDSVLLEMDYGLLDDVGLQNRVLRSMGRDSIYFLFNETWQKNYPTGLVKGLQHLQAGDSAHIIVPYGMAYGAVGTTREITFRDRTKLKQYLIPPYSTLWYWVRIRKVVSPKTEEE
- a CDS encoding FKBP-type peptidyl-prolyl cis-trans isomerase, yielding MKSNYWVMLLCLLASGFIGCSDDDGDNWKKTFEDEQARIKDFVYSKDSDPKIFKYHYTYLKEDIEDYAYLFNYQKEGKKATYGDFVWINYTQKSLTGSIIDSSDPSVAVGAGVSPYYTLGGPILMQMNTDAEKYIDPLSDILMNIPEGTTGSSIVSSIMSLSSALVYRDYTVESIVEEDNLLDYEKSMIGRYFADNNLDVFKEVPLHEGKTDTVALIAKTKENASGVFVQATDSVTVWAEGRILDELNPSLRQFLKMDSDDVVTWYLPDMIKGISLTLPELKVGEEATILFSSGMGYGYRGSRNYDGTYVVPAYSTLLFKVKIVDTKENPKKDK
- the argS gene encoding arginine--tRNA ligase, which produces MTIEKMLTQQVLEAVKACYGVELTEKDVQLQETRKEFAGDLTVVVFPFTRYSRKSPEETAKELGEYLKQNIEEVETYNVIKGFLNVVISSAYWIEVLNDVAKEEKYGYAKEPSGKTYMIEYSSPNTNKPLHLGHIRNNFLGWSVSEIQKANGHNVIMVNLVNDRGIHICKSMIAWEKFANGATPESTGTKGDHFVGDYYVRFDKEYKAQIKELMEQGKTEEEAKKEAPILLEAQEMLRKWEAGDEKVVSLWRTMNDWVLKGFDETYKMMGILFDKVYFESQTYKKGRDLVLKGLADGVLYRKDTGSVWADLTGDGLDHKLLLRDDGTSVYMTQDIGTAYDRFNEFNMDQEIYVVGNEQNYHFQVLSLVCKKLGFDWADKIKHLSYGMVELPEGKMKSREGTVVDADDLIDEMIHTARTTSEELGKLDGYTKEEAEEVYRKVALGALKYFILKVDPKKTMMFNPKESIDFNGNTGPFIQYTYTRIKSVLRKAEEAGVKIVPGDIHTALTEKEQNLVKLIAKLPAVVKEAGDNYSPALIGNYAYELAKEFNQFYHDYSILKEENEQVRNLRLLLAQQCSVAIENAMGMLGIEMPERM